One region of Chitinophaga varians genomic DNA includes:
- a CDS encoding cation:proton antiporter: protein MHLPKLIIDLALILGAAGIITLLFRRLKQPMVLGYIIAGFIVGPNFQLFPSISDGESVKIWSEIGVIFLLFSLGLEFSFKKLMRVGGTAAITAFTEIAFITVAGYFTGQLMGWSTMDSLFLGGLLASSSTTIIIRAFEELGIKKKPFTKIVFGVLVIEDIVVILLMVLLSTMAVSKQFEGSQMLFTIAKLLFFLAVWFLAGIFLLPTFLKKMEKYMNSETLLILSIALCLGMVILATQVGFSAELGAFIMGSIIAETTSSEKVEHLIQPVKDLFGAIFFVSVGMLINPEMIVEYRWPVLWITLLTIFGKFISTGVGALLSGRPLKEAVQVGMSMAQVGEFAFIIATLGVTLGVTSEFLFPVAVGVSAVTTFTTPYMIRFSTPMYNWLSKIIPEKWLLALNRYSASSQTLQAESDWRIVLNAYLKVIILNSVVLIAIILLNTYYVGPFIAKYIENQLLAKLIAVVLAIAMMAPFISALTIKKVQGIAYKALWLDSKYNRGPLVVVEVIRNVIAVLLVGFLLNQFFPFWQALLGTSLVMAVVLLALRQQLQKYYSRIEHRFLSNLNAREEADAAARKTPAADLLPWDAQVSEIEINPWSSLIDIPLVDLQLREKYGINVGAIKRGNVTIYAPTRQEKLFPNDVIVAIGTEAQLEEFNRVVNTLVVERSDDMADDNVGLTSIVVDEHNGLKGQTIRSSGIREKTNALVVGIARGAERILNPPSDMAFEWEDVVWLVGDRKKISELTKK from the coding sequence TGAAACAGCCCATGGTATTGGGTTATATCATCGCAGGCTTCATCGTGGGCCCTAACTTTCAACTTTTCCCTTCCATCAGCGACGGGGAAAGCGTGAAGATATGGTCCGAGATAGGCGTTATCTTTTTATTATTTTCCCTTGGCCTGGAATTCAGCTTTAAAAAGCTGATGCGTGTAGGAGGCACCGCGGCGATTACCGCCTTCACGGAAATAGCTTTTATTACAGTGGCCGGGTATTTCACCGGTCAACTGATGGGCTGGAGCACTATGGACAGCTTGTTCCTCGGCGGTTTGCTCGCCAGTTCGTCCACCACCATTATCATCCGTGCTTTTGAGGAACTGGGCATCAAGAAAAAGCCTTTTACCAAAATTGTTTTTGGCGTACTGGTGATAGAGGATATTGTGGTGATCCTGTTGATGGTATTGCTTTCCACCATGGCGGTGAGCAAGCAGTTTGAAGGTTCACAGATGTTGTTCACCATCGCCAAACTCCTGTTTTTCCTGGCGGTATGGTTCCTCGCAGGCATTTTCCTGCTGCCTACCTTCCTGAAAAAAATGGAGAAATATATGAACAGCGAAACGCTGCTCATCCTCAGTATCGCCCTTTGCCTGGGCATGGTGATACTGGCCACGCAGGTTGGTTTCTCCGCGGAGCTGGGCGCCTTTATCATGGGCTCTATTATCGCGGAAACCACTTCTTCCGAAAAAGTGGAACATCTCATACAACCGGTGAAAGACCTGTTTGGCGCTATTTTCTTTGTATCCGTAGGAATGCTGATCAACCCGGAAATGATCGTGGAATACCGCTGGCCCGTACTGTGGATTACTTTGCTGACTATTTTCGGTAAGTTCATCAGTACAGGCGTAGGCGCGCTCTTGTCCGGCCGCCCGTTGAAAGAGGCCGTGCAGGTAGGTATGAGCATGGCGCAGGTGGGCGAGTTTGCCTTCATCATTGCTACGCTGGGCGTCACCCTCGGGGTCACCAGCGAGTTCCTGTTCCCGGTAGCCGTAGGCGTTTCGGCAGTGACTACGTTCACCACGCCGTATATGATCCGTTTCTCGACGCCCATGTACAACTGGCTGTCGAAGATCATCCCGGAGAAATGGCTGCTGGCGCTTAACCGCTATTCTGCCAGCTCACAAACCCTTCAGGCGGAAAGCGACTGGCGCATTGTGCTCAACGCCTACCTGAAAGTGATCATTCTCAACAGCGTGGTGCTGATCGCCATCATCCTGCTCAACACCTATTACGTAGGACCTTTCATCGCGAAATATATAGAAAACCAGCTGCTCGCCAAACTGATAGCGGTGGTACTGGCCATTGCCATGATGGCGCCGTTTATCTCTGCGCTCACCATCAAAAAAGTACAGGGTATCGCCTATAAAGCACTGTGGCTCGACTCCAAATACAACCGCGGCCCGCTGGTAGTAGTGGAAGTGATCCGCAACGTGATAGCCGTGCTGCTGGTAGGTTTCCTGCTCAATCAGTTCTTTCCCTTCTGGCAGGCATTGCTGGGCACCTCGCTGGTGATGGCTGTGGTACTGCTGGCACTGCGGCAACAGCTACAGAAATATTACAGCCGTATTGAACACCGTTTTCTGTCCAACCTCAATGCGCGTGAAGAAGCAGATGCCGCCGCCAGGAAAACACCGGCCGCCGACCTGCTTCCCTGGGACGCGCAGGTATCGGAAATAGAGATCAACCCATGGTCTTCACTGATCGATATACCGCTGGTGGACCTGCAACTGCGGGAAAAATATGGCATCAACGTAGGCGCCATCAAAAGAGGCAATGTCACCATCTATGCCCCCACCCGCCAGGAGAAACTGTTTCCCAACGACGTGATCGTGGCCATTGGCACCGAAGCCCAGCTGGAAGAATTCAATCGCGTAGTGAATACGCTCGTAGTGGAAAGAAGCGACGATATGGCGGATGATAACGTAGGCCTTACCAGCATCGTGGTAGACGAACACAATGGACTGAAAGGGCAGACCATCCGCAGTTCCGGCATCAGGGAAAAAACCAATGCGCTGGTGGTGGGTATTGCCCGTGGTGCTGAACGTATTCTCAACCCGCCTTCTGATATGGCTTTTGAATGGGAAGATGTAGTGTGGCTGGTAGGAGATCGAAAAAAGATATCAGAACTTACCAAAAAATAA